The Psychrobacillus sp. FSL K6-2836 nucleotide sequence AAAAATAAACTTAAGTTAATGCGGCAGGTTAGTTCATGGGGCAGTATATGAATCATACTGCGATACTTTATAATCATGTTATATGTTATTAGAAAGGATAATAGGTATGATAACTGTAAAGGAATTATTGCAGTTGCCAGTTACAAAAGATTTTTCGGTTGTAGCAGGTGGCAATGGATTAAATAAAACAATCCAAAGTATTGAAATTTTAGATTTTGAATTTACGGAAGGTATTCATCAAGTGAGAGAAACTGCCTTCAGCTCTCATAGCATTGTATTAAGCAGCTTATTATTTGCTAACCAAAAGCCCAAAAGTTTAATCGACACGATTAAAAAGCTTATTGAATTAAAGGTAAGTGCTTTAGCCTATAAGCCAGTTATTTTTAAGGATTTACCTAGTGAGGTCCTAATTTTCGCAAATGAGCAAGATTTCCCGATTTTACGTTTTGGGGGAGATGAATTTTTTGAAGATGTCATTTTTAAAGTGATGAATCATATAAACAAAAGGAACCATTCGCTCTTCTTGCAAAATACGATGAGATGTCTAATCGAAGAAGAGGTTACAGCGGAACAAATAGAGTCCTTCTTAATACAAATGAATAAACCGTTTGACAAATATGTATTTGTAGCGAATATTCAAATGAAACAGTCCAAAGGCTCCCATTGGATGAATTCCTTTTTCCAGTTAGATTCCTTTTTGAAATCTGGCATAATTTGTACATATAATCAAAGCATCTTCATCCTTTATACAGATAAATCTCAAAAACAATTTGAAAAAATACTTATGGAATGGATGAGGATTTATGCAATTCCAACAGATGCATTAACAATTGGTTTTAGCCAAGTTCACCAGACTAAGACGGAACTTCATCTAGCTGTTAGAGAGGCTTATTATGCTTGTGTCATGGCTAAAATTGAACTAATGCCTATTTGTCACTATAAACAGCTTGCATCTGAACGATTGCTGATTGAGCTTTATCGAAAAGATTTACAGTTTACAAATCATTATGTGGAAATGTATTTAGGACCGCTTTTAGAAGAACAGGATTTACTGGATACAGCTGTGACATTTGTACTTAAAAAAGGCAATGTGAAAGAAATAGCCGTCACACATTATTGTCATCCGAATACGATTCGTTATCGTATGACGAAAATACGTCAATTAATCGAACCTTTTGGCAACGAGTTCATTTTTTTTGAGCATTTATCTACAGCAGTAAAATTGTATTTACTGCATCAAACAATTAAAGAAATAACAATTGCTTTGGAATAAGTCCAAAAATAAGCTGGAAATTTTAGAATTAATATCAAATTACTTTCCCTCTTCTCATGATATCCTTGTTCCTTGTGATAGCAAGGAGGAGAAGAGATGAAACAATATATTGGCGATGGAATGTTGCTCATTACAGCGATTGTTTGGGGCAGTGGATTTGTTGTAACCGACATTGCATTAGAATATTTAACTGCTAGTCAAGTGATGGCAGGAAGATTTGCTTTAGCTACACTTATACTTACAATATTGTTTGGTTACAAATACAAAAAAATGACAAAATCTGTCGTGTGGAAAGGAGTTATATTAGGCACTATTTTATATATTGCTTTTGCATTACAAACGGTAGGTTTACAATATACAACACCATCTAAAAATGCATTTTTAACAGCAATTAATGTTGTGATTGTGCCAATCATTGCTTTTCTAATTTACAAACGTAGGATTGACCGATATGAAATAATAGGCTCAATACTCGCAATCTTAGGCATTGGCTTATTGTCATTACAAGGTTCTATGATGATCAATATAGGTGATGCACTATCCCTTGCGTGTGCAGTCGCCTTTGCTTTTGATATTTTTTATACCAATGTATTTGTCCAAAAGGAAGATGCCATTTTAC carries:
- a CDS encoding PucR family transcriptional regulator, which gives rise to MITVKELLQLPVTKDFSVVAGGNGLNKTIQSIEILDFEFTEGIHQVRETAFSSHSIVLSSLLFANQKPKSLIDTIKKLIELKVSALAYKPVIFKDLPSEVLIFANEQDFPILRFGGDEFFEDVIFKVMNHINKRNHSLFLQNTMRCLIEEEVTAEQIESFLIQMNKPFDKYVFVANIQMKQSKGSHWMNSFFQLDSFLKSGIICTYNQSIFILYTDKSQKQFEKILMEWMRIYAIPTDALTIGFSQVHQTKTELHLAVREAYYACVMAKIELMPICHYKQLASERLLIELYRKDLQFTNHYVEMYLGPLLEEQDLLDTAVTFVLKKGNVKEIAVTHYCHPNTIRYRMTKIRQLIEPFGNEFIFFEHLSTAVKLYLLHQTIKEITIALE
- a CDS encoding DMT family transporter codes for the protein MKQYIGDGMLLITAIVWGSGFVVTDIALEYLTASQVMAGRFALATLILTILFGYKYKKMTKSVVWKGVILGTILYIAFALQTVGLQYTTPSKNAFLTAINVVIVPIIAFLIYKRRIDRYEIIGSILAILGIGLLSLQGSMMINIGDALSLACAVAFAFDIFYTNVFVQKEDAILLTIVQFITASLISVTMVFIQGDIPTEIEKEALYSIVYLAVFSTTIAYLFQNMAHQYTTATKAAIILSTESIFGMILSVLFLHEVLTDRMVMGAVLIMVAILISEVKPVFYKKTHCKKRT